One Rhodoferax ferrireducens T118 DNA segment encodes these proteins:
- the secG gene encoding preprotein translocase subunit SecG, which produces MSALLTILLAVQMISAVAMVGLILVQHGKGADMGAAFGSGGSGSLFGASGSANFLSRTTAVLATVFFVCTLLLAYFGTARPTVSSGSVLEGAAVSVPVPVVVPPSVPASGAAQIPSK; this is translated from the coding sequence ATGAGCGCTTTATTAACTATTCTTCTCGCTGTTCAGATGATTTCTGCGGTTGCCATGGTGGGTCTAATTTTGGTGCAGCATGGCAAGGGCGCGGATATGGGCGCAGCGTTTGGCAGTGGAGGGTCAGGTAGTCTTTTTGGTGCCAGTGGCAGCGCAAATTTTCTGTCGCGCACCACGGCTGTGCTGGCCACGGTGTTCTTTGTTTGCACCTTGCTACTGGCTTATTTTGGTACGGCTCGTCCAACGGTGAGTTCGGGCAGTGTGCTTGAGGGTGCCGCTGTTTCAGTACCTGTTCCGGTGGTCGTTCCACCCTCGGTACCCGCGTCTGGTGCGGCGCAAAT
- the tpiA gene encoding triose-phosphate isomerase: MRKKLIAGNWKMNGSLAANEALVKGLRVGVGASVCQVALCVPSVYLAQCQALLVGTAIALGAQDLSQHEVGAFTGEISGAMLQEFGVRYCIVGHSERRQYHFETDALVAAKAQRALACGITPIVCVGETLAEREAGRTEEVVKRQLAAVIHANGHCISEVVVAYEPVWAIGTGKTASIEQAQQVHSVLRQQLQAASIQADRIQIIYGGSMNAANAAELLAQPDIDGGLVGGASLKVPDFLSIIASAC, translated from the coding sequence TGAGAAAAAAGCTGATCGCAGGCAACTGGAAAATGAACGGCAGTCTGGCTGCCAATGAGGCCCTTGTGAAAGGTCTTCGAGTTGGGGTGGGCGCGTCAGTCTGTCAGGTCGCGTTGTGTGTGCCGTCGGTCTATCTGGCGCAATGCCAGGCGCTGCTTGTTGGCACTGCCATTGCTCTGGGTGCGCAGGATCTTTCCCAGCATGAGGTGGGCGCCTTCACGGGTGAAATTTCTGGGGCCATGCTTCAGGAATTTGGTGTACGTTATTGCATCGTTGGTCATTCCGAGCGTCGTCAATATCACTTTGAGACGGATGCCCTCGTTGCAGCCAAAGCGCAGCGGGCTCTGGCCTGTGGCATCACGCCGATTGTGTGTGTCGGCGAGACCCTGGCTGAGCGCGAAGCTGGCAGGACCGAAGAAGTCGTCAAGCGTCAACTGGCGGCGGTGATTCACGCCAATGGTCACTGCATCAGCGAGGTTGTAGTGGCCTACGAGCCGGTGTGGGCCATCGGAACGGGCAAGACAGCCAGCATCGAGCAAGCGCAGCAAGTGCACTCGGTGCTGCGCCAACAGTTGCAGGCCGCTTCAATCCAGGCGGATCGTATTCAGATAATTTACGGCGGCAGCATGAATGCTGCGAACGCCGCGGAGTTGCTGGCTCAGCCAGATATCGATGGTGGCCTGGTGGGTGGTGCCTCGCTCAAGGTCCCGGATTTTTTATCAATTATTGCTTCTGCTTGCTGA